One stretch of Gadus macrocephalus chromosome 12, ASM3116895v1 DNA includes these proteins:
- the kdm4aa gene encoding lysine-specific demethylase 4A isoform X1, with protein sequence MLKSPKMTTDPAQTDGSGIMTFSPSKEEFKYFSRYIAYMESQGAHKAGMARVIPPKDWKPRRSYDDIDDLVIPAPIQQVVTGQSGLFTQYNIQKKPMTVREFRKTSNLDKFCNPRYVDFEELERKFWKNLTFNPPLYGADVSGTLYDLDVSEWNIGHLNTILDTVEHESGIKIKGVNTPYLYFGMWKSTFAWHTEDMDLYSINYLHFGEPKSWYVVPPEHGKRLERLAKGFFPGSAQSCEAFLRHKMTLISPSILKKYGIPFEKVTQEAGQFIVTFPFAYHAGFNHGFNCAESTNFATQRWIDYGKQATLCSCSQDMVKISMDVFVRKYQPERYAQWLAGKDNAPIDHSKPTPEAAEFIPGHETLQLLDPNASDLQEATSTIQEDKSAKQGTKRFYVDLVVPEDGSSPPMEDDKREDEVAAVKACKEEEPDKDIQGPKDKGVKSKPKAQSKAHAKKSARRRSPGKNYSNNGTLDTDESPENHHEAGALTLALKSETLDEEPQLAGSSSPAPRLFQMALSPADVLHVHSYAKGDYGDDEVQVREKEEGMNYSTDTETDAQDKGDADEMATDEEYESHLGKLPRHHPLIKDGISDEEVAEDMPLEDESHDVGESWTKPLAQLWQNRPPNMKKEREYNRRMGLQPPYCSVCTLFRTYQRTECASGGESPVMASGGRMRTKPLIPEACFTTITEEDAESEEQTPTTHLHDDGTSLLISCSQCSVRVHTSCYGVDPANVSKDWKCARCRANAMTENCCLCSLRGGALQKANNNKWVHVLCAVAVLEARFVNITERSPVDLSGIPLQRFKLKCYYCKKRMKKASGCCVQCSHGRCPTAYHPTCAQAAGVLMQPDEWPFVVYVTCCRHKGPTQIERNKAAMLELTVGQKVICKHKNGRYYQCDVVQLSKETFYEVNFDDGSFSDNLFPEDIVSRDCAQLGPPPPGEVVQVRWTDGLVYGAKFVATHVTQMYLVEFEDGSQLTAKRDDVYSLDEELPKRVKSRLSKASDMRFDGIFEDKDIIRESKRQRVINSRYRGDYIEPVIYRAIME encoded by the exons ATGCTAAAGTCACCCAAGATGACCACGGACCCAGCCCAGACAGATGGCAGCGGGATAATGACCTTTAGCCCCTCGAAGGAGGAATTTAAATACTTTAGCCGGTACATTGCCTATATGGAGTCTCAAGGGGCACACAAAGCTGGCATGGCAAGA GTTATCCCACCGAAAGATTGGAAGCCAAGGCGGAGTTATGATGACATCGATGATTTGGTGATCCCTGCCCCCATTCAGCAGGTTGTGACAGGACAGTCGGGTCTCTTCACACagtacaacatccagaaaaagCCCATGACGGTCCGAGAGTTTCGCAAAACTTCCAATCTAGACAA GTTTTGTAATCCTCGGTATGTTGACTTTGAGGAACTGGAGAGGAAGTTCTGGAAGAATCTGACTTTTAATCCCCCACTCTATGGAGCTGATGTATCTGGGACACTGTACGACCTT GATGTAAGTGAGTGGAACATTGGCCATTTGAACACAATCCTAGACACGGTCGAACATGAGAGTGGTATCAAGATCAAGGGAGTCAATACACCATACCTATACTTTGGGATGTGGAAGAGTACATTTGCCTGGCACACAGAGGACATGGATCTCTACAGCATAAACTATCTCCATTTTGGAGAGCCCAAATCTTG GTATGTTGTCCCTCCAGAACATGGCAAACGTCTAGAGCGGCTTGCAAAGG GATTCTTTCCAGGAAGTGCTCAGAGCTGCGAAGCTTTTTTGCGACACAAAATGACCCTTATCTCACCATCCATCCTGAAAAAGTATGGCATACCTTTTGAGAAG GTTACGCAAGAGGCTGGGCAGTTTATCGTGACCTTTCCGTTTGCTTATCACGCTGGTTTCAATCATGGGTTCAACTGTGCAGAGTCAACCAACTTTGCCACGCAGCGGTGGATTGATTACGGCAAACAAGCAACCCTG TGCTCCTGTAGTCAAGACATGGTGAAGATATCAATGGATGTCTTCGTGCGCAAGTATCAACCGGAGCGCTACGCGCAGTGGTTGGCCGGAAAGGACAACGCGCCGATCGATCACTCCAAACCAACACCCGAAGCAGCAGAGTTCATCCCGGGACATGAGACCCTCCAGCTGCTAGACCCCAACGCGAGTGACCTTCAAGAAGCTACAAGCACCATCCAAGAGGACAAAAG CGCCAAGCAGGGGACAAAGCGTTTCTATGTGGACTTGGTAGTGCCTGAGGATGGCAGCTCGCCACCGATGGAAGACGacaagagagaggatgaggttGCCGCGGTCAAAGCATGCAAGGAGGAGGAACCAGATAAAG ACATCCAGGGCCCCAAGGACAAAGGTGTCAAATCAAAGCCCAAAGCGCAGTCTAAAGCCCATGCCAAAAAATCAGCCAGAAGAAGAAGTCCTGGGAAAAACTACAGCAACAACGGCACCCTAGACACGGACGAATCCCCAGAAAACCACCATGAGGCCGGTGCGCTCACCCTGGCCCTGAAGTCTGAGACGCTGGACGAGGAGCCCCAGCTAGCAGGCAGCTCCAGCCCGGCTCCCAGGCTCTTTCAGATGGCCCTCAGTCCAGCCGATGTCCTCCATGTCCACAGCTACGCCAAGGGGGACTACGGGGATGACGAGGTCCAGgtcagggagaaggaggaaggcaTGAACTacagcacagacacagagacggaTGCACAGGATAAAGGG GATGCAGATGAGATGGCCACAGATGAAGAGTATGAAAGCCACCTTGGAAAGCTGCCAAGACACCATCCACTGATCAAAGATGGCATCAGTGATGAGG AGGTGGCCGAGGACATGCCTCTAGAGGACGAAAGCCACGATGTGGGGGAGAGCTGGACCAAACCCTTGGCTCAGCTGTGGCAGAACAGACCTCCCAACatgaagaaggagagggagtaCAACCGCCGCATGGGCCTGCAGCCCCCCTACTGTTCCGTCTGTACACTGTTCAGGACCTACCAGCGG aCGGAGTGTGCCAGCGGCGGAGAGAGCCCCGTCATGGCGTCCGGCGGCCGCATGCGCACCAAGCCGCTGATCCCCGAGGCATGcttcaccaccatcaccgagGAGGACGCCGAGTCGGAGGAGCAGACACCCACGACCCATCTCCACGACGACGGGACCAGCCTGCTCATCAGCTGCTCCCAGTGCAGCGTCCGCGTTCACACAA GTTGCTACGGCGTAGATCCAGCCAATGTGAGCAAGGACTGGAAGTGTGCACGCTGCAGGGCCAATGCCATGACTGAG AACTGCTGTTTGTGCTCTTTAAGGGGCGGGGCCCTCCAGAAAGCCAACAACAACAA GTGGGTACACGTGTTGTGTGCAGTGGCCGTGCTCGAAGCACGCTTTGTCAACATCACTGAGAGAAGTCCTGTGGACCTGAGCGGAATACCGTTGCAGAGATTTAAACTT AAATGCTACTACTGCAAGAAGCGCATGAAGAAGGCGTCGGGCTGCTGCGTGCAGTGCTCACACGGCCGCTGTCCCACCGCCTACCACCCCACCTGCGCCCAGGCCGCCGGGGTGCTGATGCAGCCCGACGAGTGGCCCTTCGTGGTCTACGTCACCTGCTGCCGGCATAAAGGCCCCACACAGATAGAG CGTAACAAAGCAGCGATGCTGGAGCTGACGGTGGGACAGAAGGTcatatgcaaacacaaaaaCGGCCGGTACTACCAGTGTGACGTGGTGCAGCTGTCCAAGGAGACCTTCTACGAAGTCAACTTCGACGACGGCTCCTTTAGCGACAACCTTTTCCCAGAGGACATTGTG AGTCGGGACTGCGCCCAGCTGGGGCCCCCCCCGCCCGGGGAGGTGGTCCAAGTGCGCTGGACAGACGGACTCGTCTACGGGGCCAAATTTGTTGCAACTCATGTGACTCAGATGTACCTG GTGGAGTTTGAGGACGGATCACAACTAACGGCCAAGAGAGATGATGTCTATTCCCTGGATGAGGAGCTGCCCAAGAGGGTCAAGTCTAGACTG TCCAAGGCGTCGGACATGCGCTTCGACGGCATTTTCGAGGATAAGGACATCATCCGCGAGTCAAAGCGCCAGAGAGTGATTAACTCCCGGTATCGGGGGGACTACATCGAGCCGGTCATCTACAGAGCCATCATGGAGTAG
- the kdm4aa gene encoding lysine-specific demethylase 4A isoform X2 — MTTDPAQTDGSGIMTFSPSKEEFKYFSRYIAYMESQGAHKAGMARVIPPKDWKPRRSYDDIDDLVIPAPIQQVVTGQSGLFTQYNIQKKPMTVREFRKTSNLDKFCNPRYVDFEELERKFWKNLTFNPPLYGADVSGTLYDLDVSEWNIGHLNTILDTVEHESGIKIKGVNTPYLYFGMWKSTFAWHTEDMDLYSINYLHFGEPKSWYVVPPEHGKRLERLAKGFFPGSAQSCEAFLRHKMTLISPSILKKYGIPFEKVTQEAGQFIVTFPFAYHAGFNHGFNCAESTNFATQRWIDYGKQATLCSCSQDMVKISMDVFVRKYQPERYAQWLAGKDNAPIDHSKPTPEAAEFIPGHETLQLLDPNASDLQEATSTIQEDKSAKQGTKRFYVDLVVPEDGSSPPMEDDKREDEVAAVKACKEEEPDKDIQGPKDKGVKSKPKAQSKAHAKKSARRRSPGKNYSNNGTLDTDESPENHHEAGALTLALKSETLDEEPQLAGSSSPAPRLFQMALSPADVLHVHSYAKGDYGDDEVQVREKEEGMNYSTDTETDAQDKGDADEMATDEEYESHLGKLPRHHPLIKDGISDEEVAEDMPLEDESHDVGESWTKPLAQLWQNRPPNMKKEREYNRRMGLQPPYCSVCTLFRTYQRTECASGGESPVMASGGRMRTKPLIPEACFTTITEEDAESEEQTPTTHLHDDGTSLLISCSQCSVRVHTSCYGVDPANVSKDWKCARCRANAMTENCCLCSLRGGALQKANNNKWVHVLCAVAVLEARFVNITERSPVDLSGIPLQRFKLKCYYCKKRMKKASGCCVQCSHGRCPTAYHPTCAQAAGVLMQPDEWPFVVYVTCCRHKGPTQIERNKAAMLELTVGQKVICKHKNGRYYQCDVVQLSKETFYEVNFDDGSFSDNLFPEDIVSRDCAQLGPPPPGEVVQVRWTDGLVYGAKFVATHVTQMYLVEFEDGSQLTAKRDDVYSLDEELPKRVKSRLSKASDMRFDGIFEDKDIIRESKRQRVINSRYRGDYIEPVIYRAIME, encoded by the exons ATGACCACGGACCCAGCCCAGACAGATGGCAGCGGGATAATGACCTTTAGCCCCTCGAAGGAGGAATTTAAATACTTTAGCCGGTACATTGCCTATATGGAGTCTCAAGGGGCACACAAAGCTGGCATGGCAAGA GTTATCCCACCGAAAGATTGGAAGCCAAGGCGGAGTTATGATGACATCGATGATTTGGTGATCCCTGCCCCCATTCAGCAGGTTGTGACAGGACAGTCGGGTCTCTTCACACagtacaacatccagaaaaagCCCATGACGGTCCGAGAGTTTCGCAAAACTTCCAATCTAGACAA GTTTTGTAATCCTCGGTATGTTGACTTTGAGGAACTGGAGAGGAAGTTCTGGAAGAATCTGACTTTTAATCCCCCACTCTATGGAGCTGATGTATCTGGGACACTGTACGACCTT GATGTAAGTGAGTGGAACATTGGCCATTTGAACACAATCCTAGACACGGTCGAACATGAGAGTGGTATCAAGATCAAGGGAGTCAATACACCATACCTATACTTTGGGATGTGGAAGAGTACATTTGCCTGGCACACAGAGGACATGGATCTCTACAGCATAAACTATCTCCATTTTGGAGAGCCCAAATCTTG GTATGTTGTCCCTCCAGAACATGGCAAACGTCTAGAGCGGCTTGCAAAGG GATTCTTTCCAGGAAGTGCTCAGAGCTGCGAAGCTTTTTTGCGACACAAAATGACCCTTATCTCACCATCCATCCTGAAAAAGTATGGCATACCTTTTGAGAAG GTTACGCAAGAGGCTGGGCAGTTTATCGTGACCTTTCCGTTTGCTTATCACGCTGGTTTCAATCATGGGTTCAACTGTGCAGAGTCAACCAACTTTGCCACGCAGCGGTGGATTGATTACGGCAAACAAGCAACCCTG TGCTCCTGTAGTCAAGACATGGTGAAGATATCAATGGATGTCTTCGTGCGCAAGTATCAACCGGAGCGCTACGCGCAGTGGTTGGCCGGAAAGGACAACGCGCCGATCGATCACTCCAAACCAACACCCGAAGCAGCAGAGTTCATCCCGGGACATGAGACCCTCCAGCTGCTAGACCCCAACGCGAGTGACCTTCAAGAAGCTACAAGCACCATCCAAGAGGACAAAAG CGCCAAGCAGGGGACAAAGCGTTTCTATGTGGACTTGGTAGTGCCTGAGGATGGCAGCTCGCCACCGATGGAAGACGacaagagagaggatgaggttGCCGCGGTCAAAGCATGCAAGGAGGAGGAACCAGATAAAG ACATCCAGGGCCCCAAGGACAAAGGTGTCAAATCAAAGCCCAAAGCGCAGTCTAAAGCCCATGCCAAAAAATCAGCCAGAAGAAGAAGTCCTGGGAAAAACTACAGCAACAACGGCACCCTAGACACGGACGAATCCCCAGAAAACCACCATGAGGCCGGTGCGCTCACCCTGGCCCTGAAGTCTGAGACGCTGGACGAGGAGCCCCAGCTAGCAGGCAGCTCCAGCCCGGCTCCCAGGCTCTTTCAGATGGCCCTCAGTCCAGCCGATGTCCTCCATGTCCACAGCTACGCCAAGGGGGACTACGGGGATGACGAGGTCCAGgtcagggagaaggaggaaggcaTGAACTacagcacagacacagagacggaTGCACAGGATAAAGGG GATGCAGATGAGATGGCCACAGATGAAGAGTATGAAAGCCACCTTGGAAAGCTGCCAAGACACCATCCACTGATCAAAGATGGCATCAGTGATGAGG AGGTGGCCGAGGACATGCCTCTAGAGGACGAAAGCCACGATGTGGGGGAGAGCTGGACCAAACCCTTGGCTCAGCTGTGGCAGAACAGACCTCCCAACatgaagaaggagagggagtaCAACCGCCGCATGGGCCTGCAGCCCCCCTACTGTTCCGTCTGTACACTGTTCAGGACCTACCAGCGG aCGGAGTGTGCCAGCGGCGGAGAGAGCCCCGTCATGGCGTCCGGCGGCCGCATGCGCACCAAGCCGCTGATCCCCGAGGCATGcttcaccaccatcaccgagGAGGACGCCGAGTCGGAGGAGCAGACACCCACGACCCATCTCCACGACGACGGGACCAGCCTGCTCATCAGCTGCTCCCAGTGCAGCGTCCGCGTTCACACAA GTTGCTACGGCGTAGATCCAGCCAATGTGAGCAAGGACTGGAAGTGTGCACGCTGCAGGGCCAATGCCATGACTGAG AACTGCTGTTTGTGCTCTTTAAGGGGCGGGGCCCTCCAGAAAGCCAACAACAACAA GTGGGTACACGTGTTGTGTGCAGTGGCCGTGCTCGAAGCACGCTTTGTCAACATCACTGAGAGAAGTCCTGTGGACCTGAGCGGAATACCGTTGCAGAGATTTAAACTT AAATGCTACTACTGCAAGAAGCGCATGAAGAAGGCGTCGGGCTGCTGCGTGCAGTGCTCACACGGCCGCTGTCCCACCGCCTACCACCCCACCTGCGCCCAGGCCGCCGGGGTGCTGATGCAGCCCGACGAGTGGCCCTTCGTGGTCTACGTCACCTGCTGCCGGCATAAAGGCCCCACACAGATAGAG CGTAACAAAGCAGCGATGCTGGAGCTGACGGTGGGACAGAAGGTcatatgcaaacacaaaaaCGGCCGGTACTACCAGTGTGACGTGGTGCAGCTGTCCAAGGAGACCTTCTACGAAGTCAACTTCGACGACGGCTCCTTTAGCGACAACCTTTTCCCAGAGGACATTGTG AGTCGGGACTGCGCCCAGCTGGGGCCCCCCCCGCCCGGGGAGGTGGTCCAAGTGCGCTGGACAGACGGACTCGTCTACGGGGCCAAATTTGTTGCAACTCATGTGACTCAGATGTACCTG GTGGAGTTTGAGGACGGATCACAACTAACGGCCAAGAGAGATGATGTCTATTCCCTGGATGAGGAGCTGCCCAAGAGGGTCAAGTCTAGACTG TCCAAGGCGTCGGACATGCGCTTCGACGGCATTTTCGAGGATAAGGACATCATCCGCGAGTCAAAGCGCCAGAGAGTGATTAACTCCCGGTATCGGGGGGACTACATCGAGCCGGTCATCTACAGAGCCATCATGGAGTAG